A stretch of the Streptomyces sp. WMMB303 genome encodes the following:
- a CDS encoding glycoside hydrolase family 13 protein, which yields MTQHSSAPQADGAVGPRVRAARPDAAPSARSGASGWWRDAVIYQVYPRSFADGDGDGMGDLPGVRQRLPHLAALGVDAVWLSPFYASPQADAGYDVADYRAIDPMFGTLHDADALIRDAHALGLRVIIDIVPNHSSDRHEWFTRALAGDPAARERYHFRAGRGERGELPPNDWESVFGGPAWSRVPDEPGLWYLHLFAPEQPDFNWEHPAVRDEFRSVLRFWLDLGVDGFRVDVAHGLVKAAGLPDMGSGEQLRLLGTAELPFFDQDGVHEIYRSWRQVLDEYPGERIGVAEAWAPSAERTALYVRADELHQAFNFHYLGTDWDAPALREVIDASLTSLGAVGAPATWVLSNHDVVRHRTRLGGGAPRARAASLLMLALPGSAYVYQGEELGLPEVTELPDEARQDPSFFRDNGQDGLRDGCRVPLPWAEERTADGGTSFGFGGGGSWLPQPPEWGALSVAAQTGDPDSTLELYRTALRLRRERPELGDGEPLEWLTAPEGVLAFRRGAFVCAANTGPGSAALDFRTGALLLASGPLPAAESGRTVLPGDTTAWWAER from the coding sequence ATGACTCAGCACAGCAGCGCACCGCAGGCCGACGGCGCCGTGGGCCCGCGCGTCAGGGCCGCGCGTCCGGACGCCGCCCCCTCGGCGCGGTCCGGCGCGTCCGGCTGGTGGCGGGACGCGGTGATCTACCAGGTGTATCCGCGCTCGTTCGCCGACGGCGACGGGGACGGCATGGGCGATCTGCCCGGTGTCCGGCAGCGGCTGCCGCATCTGGCCGCGCTCGGGGTGGACGCCGTCTGGCTCAGCCCCTTCTACGCCTCACCGCAGGCCGACGCGGGGTACGACGTCGCCGACTACCGTGCCATCGACCCGATGTTCGGCACGCTGCACGACGCGGACGCGCTCATCCGGGACGCGCACGCGCTCGGGCTGCGCGTCATCATCGACATCGTCCCCAACCACTCCTCCGACCGGCACGAGTGGTTCACCCGTGCGCTGGCGGGCGATCCGGCGGCCCGCGAGCGCTACCACTTCCGCGCGGGCCGCGGGGAGCGGGGCGAGCTGCCGCCCAACGACTGGGAGTCGGTGTTCGGCGGCCCCGCCTGGAGCCGGGTGCCGGACGAGCCCGGACTATGGTATTTGCACCTTTTCGCGCCGGAGCAGCCCGACTTCAACTGGGAGCATCCCGCGGTCCGCGACGAATTCCGTTCCGTGCTGCGGTTCTGGCTGGACCTGGGCGTGGACGGCTTCCGGGTCGATGTGGCCCACGGCCTGGTCAAGGCGGCCGGACTGCCCGACATGGGCAGCGGCGAGCAGTTGCGCCTGCTGGGCACCGCCGAGCTGCCGTTCTTCGACCAGGACGGGGTGCACGAGATCTACCGCTCCTGGCGGCAGGTGCTGGACGAGTACCCCGGGGAGCGCATCGGCGTCGCCGAGGCGTGGGCGCCCAGCGCCGAGCGCACCGCGCTGTACGTCCGTGCGGACGAGCTGCACCAGGCGTTCAACTTCCACTATCTGGGCACCGACTGGGACGCGCCGGCCCTCCGCGAGGTCATCGACGCGTCGCTCACCTCGCTCGGCGCCGTCGGGGCGCCCGCGACCTGGGTGCTCTCCAACCACGACGTGGTCCGCCACCGCACCCGGCTCGGCGGTGGTGCGCCCCGCGCCCGCGCCGCCTCGCTGCTGATGCTGGCGCTGCCCGGCTCCGCCTATGTCTACCAGGGCGAGGAGCTGGGCCTCCCGGAGGTGACGGAACTGCCCGACGAGGCCCGCCAGGACCCCTCGTTCTTCCGGGACAACGGGCAGGACGGCCTCCGCGACGGCTGCCGTGTTCCGCTGCCCTGGGCCGAGGAGCGGACCGCGGACGGCGGCACCTCCTTCGGCTTCGGCGGCGGCGGCAGTTGGCTGCCGCAGCCGCCCGAGTGGGGCGCGCTGTCCGTCGCGGCGCAGACCGGCGACCCGGACTCCACCCTGGAGCTGTACCGGACCGCGCTGCGGCTGCGCCGCGAGCGCCCCGAGTTGGGCGACGGCGAACCGCTGGAGTGGCTCACCGCGCCCGAGGGGGTGCTGGCCTTCCGCCGCGGCGCGTTCGTGTGCGCGGCCAACACCGGACCCGGGTCGGCCGCGCTGGACTTCCGCACCGGCGCACTGCTCCTCGCCAGCGGTCCGCTGCCCGCGGCGGAGTCCGGCAGAACCGTACTGCCCGGCGACACGACCGCCTGGTGGGCCGAGCGATGA